The genomic region GCCGCTGTTGACCATTGTTCTGACAAATTCAGGGAAAGCCGATTCGAAACAGATAAGCACGCCATATCGGCTATCGGTCAGATCAAAGAGTCGAAGCGAGTCACCGGGATAAAAATCGGACCACCATTGAATTTCATAGGTCTCAATGAAGGTCAGATACTGCGTGAGGAACTCTTCGGTCAGAAATGGGAAATGATCCTGATACGGGACATGTTCGGCGAAAGGGACAAGTTTCATCTTGTCGTAACTTCGCTCCAGCCCTCCGTTCGGATTGAATTGAAACGAAGAATTATAAAATCGCCTGTTGCCATTGAAAGTTCGGGCTCTGAGAGCTCCAATTAAGTGGTGGCTCTGGGTTGCGATAGCTGTCTTGCCAAGCAGTTCGCGGCAATCATATTCAAGTTCAGGGTAACAGGGAGCGGCAGTTTCAGGCCAAACAAAAAGTTTCACCGATGTGTCTTGGACTGAGCGGGCTAGTGAATCATAGAGGTTGTAATTATACGCCTCGCTCACGGCATTCCATTTCAACTCCAGCGGTACAGAGCCTTGGAGGATGGCTACTTTGTAGTTGCCTTCGATGGGATAGACCGGCATGACAGCCCAGCCATATCCGATGAGAAATCCCACAGTACCAATTGACATAAAGGCCGAGGTGAGTCTCTTCTCTACCGATATTTCTGAGCGGAAGACCTGCCAGAGCAGAACATTCACCCCGACTATTAATAGTGAAAGGCCATGTACCGAAACGATAGACACAATCTGCAGAATGTACAGATAATAAGACTGGCTGTATCCAAGGTCAGCCCAAGGAAAAGCAAACTCGGACAAGGTGCGAAAGTGTTCCACGCCGACCCACAAGAACGGGACTGCGATAAGCCCGTAAAGCGCTTTACGTCTATAAAGCGCATTAAACAGACACAACCCCGCTGTATAATAAAAAGCTACGATCACAACGGCTGCGAGCATACCGGGGGGCGTGACTTGGGCAATCCAGTAGATACAGAATAAGGTGAAAAAAAAGCTGAAGAAATATGAGACCTGAAACACCGCTTTGCCGCGCAGTCTCGAAATAATCATGAGCGGGCGAATAAGCGAAAACCAGGCGAGAAAACCAAAGATGCCGGGATAGAATGAGAATGAGAGAAGAAACGACCAGAATATCAATTCCAGTCGTCGTTTGCGAATATCGATATCAGCCGGAACAATAACCCGCCAAATTTTTCTGGGAATATCTTTCAGCTTGGTCTCCTCACAAGATGAGTGTCAGGCCCGTCATCTCTTCCGGTTTTGATATTCCTAAAATATCAAGCACGGTCGGAGCGATATCAGCGAGGATGCCGCCATCGCGAAGTTTAACTGTTCCGTTATTTCTCCCTCGAACTTGATTAAAGGGGTCATAGAAGATACAGGGGACAAGCGATGTTGTGTGGGCAGTCCACGGAGTCTGAGTTTCCGGATCAATCATCATCTCGGCGTTGCCATGATCGGCGGTAATTATTGCCACTCCTCGTTTTGCTTTGACCGCCTCAAGAAGCCGCGAAAGCCCGCGATCCACTGCTTCCACGGCGAGCTTTGTCGCCTCAAAAACTCCGGTATGCCCGACCATATCGGCATTGGCGTAGTTGATGAGAATAAAATCATAGTCAGACGAATGTATTTTTTCGATAACAGCGTCGGTAAGCTCCACCGATGACATTTCGGGTTTGAGGTCATAGGTGGCAACCTTGGGCGAGGGAGCTAAGACTCGGTCTTCGCCTGTATTTGGACGTTCCACCCCGCCGTTGAAAAAGAAAGTGACATGGGGATATTTTTCCGTTTCGGCGGCCCGAAGCTGTTTGAGTCCGGCAGAAGAGAGAACTTCGCCGAGAAGATGAGAATGCGCCTGCGGGGGAAAGGCAACACGGGCGGCAGTCATGGCTTCATCGTAGTTGGTCATCGTCACCAAATCTATATGCGGTATTTTTTGATAGTCGAAGCCGGGAATATCATAACCAAGAAACATTTTGCTCAGTTGCCGACCTCGGTCGGAGCGAAAATTAAAAAATATGACCGTGTCGCCATCTTTTATGCGAGTATCTATTTCAGAACCATGGTCAACAACGAATGGAATTATGAATTCATCGGTCACACCCGCTTTGTATGAAGCTTTGATTCCGGCCACAGGATCGGCCACTTTTGTGCCTTCACCGAAAACACTCGCGCGGTATTGGCGGCTGGTGCGTTCCCAGCGTTTATCCCGATCCATCCCATAGTAACGTCCTCCGACTGTCGCAACTTTGCCGAGTCCGAATTCTTTGAATTTCTGCAGAACTTTACTCATATACCGCTCACCGGCATGCGGAAGGGTATCACGCCCGTCCATTAGGGCATGCAGGTAAAGTTGTTCGACGCCTTTGCCTTTAGCCAACTCCACAAGAGCAAAGAGATGGTTGAGCGAAGAATGGACCTGACCGTCGGAGACAAGCCCTATAAGATGCACACTTTTTTCGGCCTTGACTGATTTATCTATGGCAGAGACAATAACGGGGTTATCAAAGAAATCGCCGTCAGCGATTGATTTATCGATACGGGTAATATCCTGATAAATGACTCGCCCCGCGCCGAGATTGAGATGGCCGACCTCGCTATTTCCCATTTGACCATCGGGTAATCCCACCGCCAGACCGGAGCCGTCCAGCTTAGTAAACGGGCAACTCTCGATTAAGGTATCGTAGGTGGGTTTATTTGCGGCGGCTATGGCATTATCCGGCCGTGGCTCGCCAAGACCGAAACCATCCATGATACAGAGGAGGACAAGCACTCGTTAGACCAATTCCACTCGGCCATCGCCGGGCTGAATTTCTCCTATGACATAGGCTGTCTCGCCCATATCGGCAAGCGCCTTCATGACACTCTCTTTTTGTGATGCCGGGAGAACAATAATATATCCGATGCCCATATTGAAAGCGGAATAGCTATCCTCCAATTCCAGTTCTCCCAATTCGATTATATAATTGAACAGAGGTAGAATTGGCCAGCTTCCTTTTTGAATTTTAGCGGAAAGCCCATCGGGTATGATTCGACTCAGGTTGCCGGGAATCCCTCCGCCGGTGATATGGGCCATGCCGTGAATATCAAATTTCGAGAGCAAAGGATGAATGAGCGGAGCATAGCAGCGATGGACTTTCAACAGCGCATCACTCACCGTTGACTGCAACTGCAGGACAAAATCATCGGGCTTGTGTCCCGCGATATCGAAAAGGACTTTCCGGGCAAGTGTGTAACCGTTAGTGTGCAGACCGTTAGAGGCCAGACCAATGCAGATGTCGCCGGCTACTATGGTTGAACCATTGATAATTTCTTCCTGATCTACCATCCCGACAATGAATCCGGCCAGATCATATTCTCCGCTCTGGTAAAAATCAGGCATCTCGGCTGTTTCTCCACCCAAAAGGGCCGTTCCGGAATTGAGACATCCGCGGCTCATGCCTGAGACTATTTCCGCGATTATGGCGGGAGAGACTTTTCCGGTGGCGATATAATCCAGAAAAAAAAGCGGCTTTGCGCCATGTACCAAAATATCATTGACACAGTGGTTGACCAAATCTTCGCCGACAGTATCATGCCGTCCGGTCATGAAGGCCACTTTGAGTTTTGTGCCGACTCCGTCAGCCGATGAAATCAATACGGGATTTTTAAGACCACCGAGATCGGGTTTGAAAAAACCACCAAAAGAACCGATTTCAGAGAGGACATTTTTGTTAAACGTCCGGCTTGCAAGGCTCTTTATCTTTTCGACCGCGGATTCGCCAGCTTTGATATCGACACCGGATTCGGTATAACTTGTTTTTGGTTTTGGATTGCTTGCCATGAATTAAAGGTATCGTCTTGAGAAAGCCAAGTCAACATGCTCTTGGATGTTAGCGAGTCGAATCACTGCATTGAGTAGGAAATCGAAATGTATTCGGGGTGATAACTACGGATTTTTATGATTTTCGTCCTGCGTCTTTTCCGGGGGATTCAGGATTTCTTCGGGAATATTAAGCGCGGGAGTCATGATCCCGAGATATCTCTGATACCATTTCCATTTTTTCTTTTCTTCTTTGAGGAATTGCTTGACTATCCGCTCACGGCGGTAGGCTACAGCATCCTGGGCTTCGATTTTAAGTATGAGAATCTCAATTGAAGGTCTTTTTTCGAGGGCCGACCTGAGTGTGTCGTAATCTTTGAAATTAAAAATAGTCTGAACAATCGGCTCGAAGAATACCATTGCCTGCGAAGAGATATAATTGAGCGGTTTGAC from Candidatus Zixiibacteriota bacterium harbors:
- the lnt gene encoding apolipoprotein N-acyltransferase → MIFWSFLLSFSFYPGIFGFLAWFSLIRPLMIISRLRGKAVFQVSYFFSFFFTLFCIYWIAQVTPPGMLAAVVIVAFYYTAGLCLFNALYRRKALYGLIAVPFLWVGVEHFRTLSEFAFPWADLGYSQSYYLYILQIVSIVSVHGLSLLIVGVNVLLWQVFRSEISVEKRLTSAFMSIGTVGFLIGYGWAVMPVYPIEGNYKVAILQGSVPLELKWNAVSEAYNYNLYDSLARSVQDTSVKLFVWPETAAPCYPELEYDCRELLGKTAIATQSHHLIGALRARTFNGNRRFYNSSFQFNPNGGLERSYDKMKLVPFAEHVPYQDHFPFLTEEFLTQYLTFIETYEIQWWSDFYPGDSLRLFDLTDSRYGVLICFESAFPEFVRTMVNSGAEFIVGITNDTWFENTIGMDMHSRVFVTRAVENRTWMARAANSGYSYIVDDYGRIRHQLPQDDKAVLAEGLLLRESRSLFTRWGDVAGRFSFLLTALIAGILLVKWIFAVTFFRKKS
- the gpmI gene encoding 2,3-bisphosphoglycerate-independent phosphoglycerate mutase, with the protein product MLVLLCIMDGFGLGEPRPDNAIAAANKPTYDTLIESCPFTKLDGSGLAVGLPDGQMGNSEVGHLNLGAGRVIYQDITRIDKSIADGDFFDNPVIVSAIDKSVKAEKSVHLIGLVSDGQVHSSLNHLFALVELAKGKGVEQLYLHALMDGRDTLPHAGERYMSKVLQKFKEFGLGKVATVGGRYYGMDRDKRWERTSRQYRASVFGEGTKVADPVAGIKASYKAGVTDEFIIPFVVDHGSEIDTRIKDGDTVIFFNFRSDRGRQLSKMFLGYDIPGFDYQKIPHIDLVTMTNYDEAMTAARVAFPPQAHSHLLGEVLSSAGLKQLRAAETEKYPHVTFFFNGGVERPNTGEDRVLAPSPKVATYDLKPEMSSVELTDAVIEKIHSSDYDFILINYANADMVGHTGVFEATKLAVEAVDRGLSRLLEAVKAKRGVAIITADHGNAEMMIDPETQTPWTAHTTSLVPCIFYDPFNQVRGRNNGTVKLRDGGILADIAPTVLDILGISKPEEMTGLTLIL
- the purM gene encoding phosphoribosylformylglycinamidine cyclo-ligase, coding for MASNPKPKTSYTESGVDIKAGESAVEKIKSLASRTFNKNVLSEIGSFGGFFKPDLGGLKNPVLISSADGVGTKLKVAFMTGRHDTVGEDLVNHCVNDILVHGAKPLFFLDYIATGKVSPAIIAEIVSGMSRGCLNSGTALLGGETAEMPDFYQSGEYDLAGFIVGMVDQEEIINGSTIVAGDICIGLASNGLHTNGYTLARKVLFDIAGHKPDDFVLQLQSTVSDALLKVHRCYAPLIHPLLSKFDIHGMAHITGGGIPGNLSRIIPDGLSAKIQKGSWPILPLFNYIIELGELELEDSYSAFNMGIGYIIVLPASQKESVMKALADMGETAYVIGEIQPGDGRVELV